The Drosophila innubila isolate TH190305 chromosome 2L unlocalized genomic scaffold, UK_Dinn_1.0 4_B_2L, whole genome shotgun sequence genome segment GCTGGGGCGGCAGCTGTCGAGACTTGGCGAAATCGATCAGCCAGGCGCCCACGCGATGATCATCGTACACAATGAATATGCTGGAGCCAACAATCTCGTGGCGATTGAAAAAGGCCGACTGCTCGATGACGAGGCGCATGTGCTTAAGCCGCTTGAGCAGTTCCTTTTGCACGGACCTGCGTGCGGCGAGGAACTGTTCGATGGTCTGTGATATCTGCTCGCCGCTGCGACACGTCTTCAGATCCTTGAGGGGTGGACGACCTCGCAGACGCAGCGCCTCAATGCGGAAGCCCTTGGAGTGTGAGGAAGATAAGGACTCGCGGAAGAGCATGTAACGCAGCTTGGTTATCGCCTGGGCCTCGTGTTCTGCCTCAGTCGGCGCACTCGCATCCACGGCGATCATTTTCTGGTACAAATCCGGACGCAGTGTCTTGTTGCTGACCTCCGATTCCAGAAATGTGCGGCTGCCGAGCTTAATGTCCATCACACAGGGATCTTTGAAACCAGCCAACAGATCCTGCAGCTCAATATAATGCTGTGACTGCAACTCTCGCAATCCCAAATAGGCGGGCACAATCTGTGAAGTCTTTGGCTCCTGAGAGATCAACTGATAGGCAAGCACCTCGCTATCCTCGATGCCAACGATCCGTTTCCGCACAATGCCCGTCGTGGTGGGCACAATGCTGCAATTAAACAGaggaaaaaattatgattagtAACGATTACACTTATTATAGATAATTCAGTCTGGATAATTACCTTTCGGGATGCCCGGAGAGCTGCATCCAGCCGAGTGGCTTCAATTGCGTCTGtttgtgctgctgttgctgaagGAGCAAGGGTGTGGCAGGTGCACTCAGTTCCAAAGCATTCTGCAATGAAGAATTGAAAACAGGATAATGAGTAAGGTGTAAATCGAGAGTAAATAGATAGAAATAACatcaaaacatattttaattgcagtcTGTTTGATCACCTCTTGGATCGCTTCGGTTTTTGTCTGACTAAAAGCACAAAGTGTCTGAGCagtaacaaattataataacacaaaaaaaatattagtaaaGAACAGAACGAAAAATGTGGAGTGCGTTAGTGGCTTCTTTGATATTCAAAAATACTAGATAACATATTTATCTGAAATTCGTGGCTTTTGAAACTAGAATTTTATCTCGACGATCGATGCTTTTAGTTTGTTATACATATTTGCCTAAACTGCACACAATTTaagttgacaaaaataaactgaaacaatattatatatataaattgtgtttatttttataaataatttaaaagttattttcggaaaaaaaagtattttgcttGATCAATGACTGCAGTAACCAGAAAACAGAATTGAAAGTGACAGTTATTGTCTATGTGTCTGacaataattgttatttgatGGACAACTTTAAAGTGCTGAGCGATATTTGCAACCTACTTAAGTAATTAGAATTAATATTAGCTTTAAGCAGAGTTTAATTAAGATCAGTATGACAATAAATTGGTTATCATTATTCTAGTCACATGTTGTCAATTATCCCACCATTGAttgaatcaaatttcaaagtcAAAGCTCATGTTAATTTGTCTATACTACGTGTATACCTATGTACGTATATATTcctatacacatatatatatatatcttcgTAAGTATATCGCAAGGGTGCAAAAACCCAACTGATAAAGACATTTTCACACTTGCGGCGATATCACGCCCCAGCGACAAGACCTCAGAAGGCGGATCTGATGAAACTGGTTAACAGAGAGATAGAAACggggcgagagagagagagagagagataaggAGATAGAGACAGAAGCAGAGCAATTTCATAGCAAGAGTCGATCGATTGTGAACATATTGTTACTGAAGTATTTACCGTCTGCTTaagattataaataattaaacaaaaatttaatgtgaCGTGTAATGAGAAATTAATGCAAGCAGCATGCCAATCACCCGCTTATTGTCTGAGGTTACAAGCAGGAAGCGTTTAAGGCCAGTTAATACTGCTTGATCATCCCAAAGAACATAAACATCATATCACTTGAATTGGAGGTGTTGGGAGGAAGAGGTAGAGAGCAGAGGGCAAAGAAAGTACTTACAATGGCCAAGAACTTAAGCAGTGACATATGCTGTTGATTTTGACCCTGGTCGGCTCTGTGTTGGCCCAAATAGTCGCCCAGATTATCGTAGGGTATGGTTAGGCGCTGTGAATTAGATCAGAAGGGTAGTTTGATGTCAGTGCACTGTTTGAGCCcagaacaaaattcaaaaatgaaagcaaacaaGAAATATTTAGCTGCCGGTAAAAGTATccttaattttgtaattcaaatttttaaattataaatacaattttttcacCAAACCTTATGGGATATTCTAAGTGGATAAACTATCCATGCAATTCCAAAACAGCTCTGACTCACGCGTGAAGAATGAACCAAGAAATGGGAAGCTTgttaattatacaattaaaatgcacaagcaaagtgcaaaaaattctattttatttacgcTGCCTTCAATTTGCATGTGGCTTATAAAACGGCTGACTGTTTTATGGGTCTATGTGACCATACCACACACTCAATCCCAATTCGAAGTCCCATGTCATTCCACTTCGATGTGTGTGGCTTTTAAACGTGCCCCCTAATGAGTCACTTAGTATGCAAAGATGGTTATTTAttatcttgttgttgtaatttctgatattgttgttgttgttgttattaaagCTTAGCTTATAAGATGCTCGCACAGTATCAGGGAGATATAACAAATTGCGAATCAAACCTccaaatgttttaattaatatctcTATACTAACTGTGGACGGCTGTGCTTCAATTGTTTATAAAGATCAACTTTATATAGGCTGCTGGGCTTTGTTTTATTATCTGTTATCAGTTATCTTTTATCGTAGCAAGCGATAGCACTGCGTCTTTTCTCAGATCAACTTTGGCAcgcgttgtttttgttaccttgtttactatatttttttttttttatttcctttacATAAGCTaataacatttgcatttatagCACAAATTCGTCACGCTTGCCCCTGTACATGACCCACTGTAGCTACAGTGGTGCCTGTTTGTGCCGCAACTAGGGAGCTGACATTTTGTGACTGTCTGTATGAGTGCAAATGTTTGAGTACTAAATGGCATTAACTGGcatatagatatttatatatatatatattgcggGTATACCAATACATATATTGGTATAAAGATAACGACTATCAACGGATTTAGATAATAGCGGTTAGGCCAAGGTTGCTATATGCACAGTGGTTCAACAACTATGATAATGAACCAATCCATAGAGGGTTCAGTGgagaattttaagtaaatattttcaaaccaAAACTCATTAATTAAATCGCAATTTGCATTGGCAAGTTATTCTTTTATGAGCTTGTTAAGTTGGCTGCGGCAGCCATTGTGCATTTTATGATATTGAAACAATAATTGAGCCTGTTAAACAGCGGCTCAACTTAAAAAGGAGCTTGTTAAGTTGGCTGCTCTGGTAAATGTAAGCTTTTCAACATGAATAAAGCATAGATGTTCTGTTAactaattaagtaattaaatgcaaatcagTCTATTCAGATGTCAATCACATTTCGTTCTTAAGGCGCAGTCTATCAATGTACGAGTATACTGAATCCTATTAACCAACATGCGATTCAAAATCAAGTgttgaaaactttatttttagtacaGAGACAAATGTATGTCGTCATCGATGACCTTTACATCAGCACATGCAACAGAAAGAGATAGGTAGATCGCTAGTTAGAGTTGACAAGGTTTAAATA includes the following:
- the LOC117779635 gene encoding inositol-trisphosphate 3-kinase homolog isoform X1, which produces MTMTSTVLQRPVTTTTITTTVDKQAAKATKATTRSRNTMAWSHEKLRFSCIDNIGLKQLWKLIALDTANAAAPTTNNNSSNNKSASVERPKASSNNNNSNSDINNERLTIPYDNLGDYLGQHRADQGQNQQHMSLLKFLAINALELSAPATPLLLQQQQHKQTQLKPLGWMQLSGHPESIVPTTTGIVRKRIVGIEDSEVLAYQLISQEPKTSQIVPAYLGLRELQSQHYIELQDLLAGFKDPCVMDIKLGSRTFLESEVSNKTLRPDLYQKMIAVDASAPTEAEHEAQAITKLRYMLFRESLSSSHSKGFRIEALRLRGRPPLKDLKTCRSGEQISQTIEQFLAARRSVQKELLKRLKHMRLVIEQSAFFNRHEIVGSSIFIVYDDHRVGAWLIDFAKSRQLPPQLSVNHRSPWTPGNREEGLLRGMDELIHAFEEVYARSSSHRGCLKI
- the LOC117779635 gene encoding inositol-trisphosphate 3-kinase homolog isoform X3; translation: MSLLKFLAINALELSAPATPLLLQQQQHKQTQLKPLGWMQLSGHPESIVPTTTGIVRKRIVGIEDSEVLAYQLISQEPKTSQIVPAYLGLRELQSQHYIELQDLLAGFKDPCVMDIKLGSRTFLESEVSNKTLRPDLYQKMIAVDASAPTEAEHEAQAITKLRYMLFRESLSSSHSKGFRIEALRLRGRPPLKDLKTCRSGEQISQTIEQFLAARRSVQKELLKRLKHMRLVIEQSAFFNRHEIVGSSIFIVYDDHRVGAWLIDFAKSRQLPPQLSVNHRSPWTPGNREEGLLRGMDELIHAFEEVYARSSSHRGCLKI
- the LOC117779635 gene encoding inositol-trisphosphate 3-kinase homolog isoform X2, with protein sequence MTMTSTVLQRPVTTTTITTTVDKQAAKATKATTRSRNTMAWSHEKLRFSCIDNIGLKQLWKLIALDTANAAAPTTNNNSSNNKSASVERPKASSNNNNSNSDINNENALELSAPATPLLLQQQQHKQTQLKPLGWMQLSGHPESIVPTTTGIVRKRIVGIEDSEVLAYQLISQEPKTSQIVPAYLGLRELQSQHYIELQDLLAGFKDPCVMDIKLGSRTFLESEVSNKTLRPDLYQKMIAVDASAPTEAEHEAQAITKLRYMLFRESLSSSHSKGFRIEALRLRGRPPLKDLKTCRSGEQISQTIEQFLAARRSVQKELLKRLKHMRLVIEQSAFFNRHEIVGSSIFIVYDDHRVGAWLIDFAKSRQLPPQLSVNHRSPWTPGNREEGLLRGMDELIHAFEEVYARSSSHRGCLKI